One window of Siniperca chuatsi isolate FFG_IHB_CAS linkage group LG19, ASM2008510v1, whole genome shotgun sequence genomic DNA carries:
- the rbm33a gene encoding RNA-binding protein 33 isoform X4 — translation MSANAQDYDFDEYDKPGAERSRRRRGEDDDLESDLEEDLLEEDWLSGKKNPSEVSDEELNDDLLRSDDEDVNMSGQDVSLSATYNLVTSYDQQDNSQEANYTDDVVNLGEEGDVEEEGYQQEGEEEYTEEYSQDGNTEMPEDQMEYTGEQAEGDDGYQDEVLDIQINEPIDGEFQDDEYQISYNDQPMDEHGVQQEEDPEGEEVGGEEQQEEEEEDTVEGSQVFDTEEVESEAVPGEETKEESDEEDEEDEESGRIRFKSERKDGAVVRLGDACSKRRNIPETLELSEKAKQDLMEFEEQERQKKQNRFGGRGRGGGRGGRGRGGFQAFGMVDFRDGNRGRMNDQRLPLMGNMGMQQPSRMPPPHQLHQQQLQSQQHHPSRPRGPPPFQEHGRPLAQQPLQPLIPPHMAHRSPPLRPQMEPPPRMMSSPPPNFPQHHQQQPPQPKNIHINPHFRGPTSSSVQVPLMPPAQSQPRPAVGPQRFPGPGDFQQHMSGNFGQPQRPPHHMEPFRNQPPQGPQDREPLFMGERTESTRFPGQHMFDHQGPSPLMNNSHNLHHQQQLPGQGHMGFGPPGPVFNQPGQGPLGLFPREPPRPNLPPHQGHQGMVGLNQQGGPPNQPRPFMGPRQPFGQQGNLFPPPQVPFGMQVRLRLPHHDPLPSHQPMHQHQQHHRQELPHHHQQQQLNVNVPRPMMHHGQNPFHQQQTHGSPRQMTPRPQNPQQRNMSNRQRMNTPVSKQMQQRNSNLRELPVAPGNTNMNSARPAANIRPVAKATQGVRPVQNTQPVPSGGRGRGQVAAKTESQPGGEGRTVVRKEIPSTLSSMARQDPDEDEETRQYRLKIEEQKRLREEILKRKELRRQMQAGVRKKELLDRLNTQTNTPSQGPAPSQIQPLQQNQQTPHPVQQPPQPQQHQEQKQQQQQQLQPQQQRQFPQRPPQSLNQSIKNPNQGTPIPPNGSAQTPTPRPNVKTRLQMVKVSTQQPQTPGPGTDQQWKQPQQNQQQLQQQRRNSAVQNVNRPGAQILSHQVPQKNMPVNPSVGPAQVQAQAQGPKPGAKRTVMQRAKNSGFEGQQVPQKVRVVKLSGASGKGPVATDSPVQQQGTWSTTPLNQVVQRKVTMTGQQPQGPGGTPQASRGGMGNPQQNRVVVSGRGRGRGGGQMGRGRPMSTRQSQRSAESERCTVSIEGLSSSTTDVQLQNLLRSIGPIEMFKMMPQQRKAVATFSSPQHAASFQMSFHRHMIDLSHIDVSLTDGCGAQ, via the exons ATTACGACTTCGATGAATATGACAAACCTGGTGCTGAGCGGTCACGCAGGAGGAGAGGTGAAGATGACGATCTAGAGAG TGATTTGGAGGAGGATTTGTTGGAGGAGGATTGGCTGTCAGGTAAAAAG AATCCTTCAGAAGTGTCAGATGAAGAACTCAATGATGACCTTCTGCGAAGTGATGATGAAGATGTAAATATGAG tggtCAGGATGTGAGCCTCAGTGCCACATACAACTTGGTCACATCCTATGACCAGCAGGACAACTCACAGGAAGCAAACTACACAGATGACGTTGTGAACCTGGGTGAAGAAGGGGATGTAGAGGAGGAGGGGTACCAGCAAGAGGGGGAAGAGGAGTACACAGAGGAATACAGCCAGGACGGCAACACAGAGATGCCTGAAGACCAAATGGAATACACTGGAGAGCAAGCTGAGGGTGACGATGGCTACCAGGATGAAGTGCTAGACATACAAATCAATGAGCCCATAGATGGTGAATTTCAA GATGATGAATATCAAATCTCCTATAATGATCAGCCCATGGATGAACACGGAGTCCAACAGGAGGAGGACCCCGAGGGGGAAGAGGTAGGGGGAGaagagcagcaggaagaggaggaggaagacacaGTCGAGGGCTCTCAGGTCTTTGACACAGAGGAG GTTGAAAGTGAAGCTGTGCCTGGAGAAGAAACAAAAGAGGAATcagatgaggaggatgaggaagatgaagagtcTGGTCGGATACGATTCAAATCTGAGAGAAAGGATGGGGCTGTTGTGCGGTTGGGTGATGCATGCAGTAAAAGGAGGAATATCCCTGAGACACTAG AACTGTCAGAGAAGGCCAAGCAAGATCTGATGGAGTTTGAGGAACAAGAACggcaaaagaaacaaaaccgTTTTGGAGGccgaggcagaggaggagggcgaggaggcagaggaagaggaggcttCCAAGCTTTTGGAATGGTAGATTTTAGAGatggaaacagaggaagaatGAATGACCAGAGGCTCCCCCTGATGGGAAATATGGGCATGCAG CAGCCATCCCGAATGCCTCCTCCTCATCAGCTTCATCAGCAGCAACTCCAGTCCCAGCAGCACCACCCTTCGCGTCCAAGAGGACCTCCTCCCTTCCAAGAGCATGGTCGCCCGCTGGCCCAGCAGCCCCTTCAGCCCCTCATCCCCCCGCACATGGCTCACCGCTCCCCACCGTTGCGGCCCCAGATGGAGCCGCCACCACGAATGATGAGCTCCCCGCCACCCAACTTCCCCCAGCATCACCAGCAGCAGCCTCCACAGCCCAAAAATATCCACATTAACCCCCATTTCAGAGGGCCCACATCATCCTCTGTGCAAG TGCCCTTGATGCCTCCTGCTCAGAGCCAGCCCAGACCTGCTGTGGGTCCTCAGAGGTTCCCT GGACCGGGAGACTTCCAGCAGCACATGTCtggtaattttggtcagccCCAGAGGCCCCCTCATCACATGGAGCCCTTTAGGAACCAGCCACCTCAAGGCCCTCAAGACAGAGAGCCCCTCTTTATGGGAG AGCGCACAGAGTCAACACGGTTTCCAGGGCAGCACATGTTTGATCACCAGGGACCCAGCCCTCTGATGAACAACAGCCACAACCtccatcatcagcagcagctgcccgGCCAGGGCCACATGGGCTTCGGTCCACCAGGACCAGTCTTCAACCAGCCGGGCCAGGGTCCGCTAGGACTTTTTCCGAGAGAACCCCCAAGACCCAACCTCCCTCCCCACCAAGGTCACCAGGGGATGGTCGGCTTGAATCAACAAGGTGGCCCGCCCAACCAGCCCAGACCCTTCATGGGCCCTCGTCAGCCGTTTGGTCAGCAGGGGAATCTTTTCCCCCCTCCACAAGTCCCATTTGGGATGCAGGTACGACTAAGA CTACCGCACCACGACCCTTTGCCATCCCATCAGCCCATGCATCAGCACCAGCAACATCATAGGCAGGAGTTACcccatcatcatcagcagcagcagctaaatgTCAATGTGCCTCGCCCCATGATGCACCATGGCCAGAATCCCTTCCATCAACAGCAGACGCATGGTAGCCCCAGGCAGATGACTCCCCGCCCTCAGAACCCCCAACAGCGAAACATGTCCAACAGGCAGAGGATG AACACACCTGTCTCCAAGCAAATGCAGCAGCGCAACAGCAACCTACGGGAGCTCCCTGTAGCACCTGgcaacacaaacatgaacagtGCCCGCCCCGCCGCCAACATTAGGCCAGTTGCCAAGGCAACACAGGGGGTGCGTCCTGTGCAGAACACTCAGCCGGTGCCTAGTGGTGGCAGAGGAAGAGGCCAAGTTGCTGCCAAGACTGAATCACAGCCTGGGGGAGAAGGCAGGACAGTGGTTCGTAAGGAAATCCCAAGCACACTGTCCAGCATGGCAAGACAG GACCctgatgaggatgaggagacACGGCAGTACCGTCTGAAGATTGAGGAGCAGAAGCGTCTGAGAGAGGAGATCTTGAAGAGAAAGGAGCTGCGACGGCAGATGCAGGCTGGTGTCAGAAAGAAGGAGCTGCTGGACAGGCTCAATACCCAGACAAACACACCGAGCCAAGGCCCAGCTCCTTCACAGATTCAACCCTTACAACAAAATCAGCAAACACCACACCCTGTACAACAaccaccacaaccacagcaGCATCAGGAAcaaaagcagcagcaacaacaacaactacagccaCAACAGCAGAGACAGTTTCCTCAGAGACCACCACAATcattaaatcaatcaataaagaATCCTAATCAAGGCACCCCCATCCCTCCCAACGGCAGCGCTCAGACCCCTACACCACGTCCCAATGTCAAGACACGCCTGCAGATGGTAAAAGTTAGCACCCAGCAGCCACAGACCCCCGGGCCTGGTACAGACCAGCAATGGAAACAGCCCCAACAaaatcagcagcagctgcaacaaCAGCGAAGGAACAGTGCTGTGCAGAATGTAAACAGACCTGGTGCTCAGATCCTGTCCCATCAGGTTCCCCAAAAGAACATGCCTGTAAATCCCTCTGTGGGCCCTGCTCAGGTGCAGGCGCAGGCACAAGGACCTAAACCTGGAGCTAAAAGAACTGTGATGCAGCGGGCCAAGAATTCTGGTTTCGAAGGCCAGCAGGTGCCTCAAAAAGTCAGAGTCGTCAAACTTTCAGGAGCG AGTGGAAAGGGGCCTGTGGCCACTGACAGCCCAGTGCAGCAACAAGGCACCTGGTCGACAACCCCGCTCAACCAGGTCGTCCAAAGGAAGGTCACCATGACAggacagcagccacagggaccaGGCGGAACACCGCAGGCTAGCCGAGGGGGCATGGGCAACCCACAGCAAAACAGG GTTGTCGTGTCAGGCCGGGGCCGAGGTAGAGGGGGTGGTCAGATGGGTCGAGGTCGTCCGATGTCCACCAggcagagccaaagaagtgcagAGAGCGAACGCTGTACTGTGTCCATAGAGGGCCTCTCCTCATCGACAACTGACGTTCAACTGCAGAACCTTCTCAGGTCCATTGGCCCCATAGAG ATGTTCAAAATGATGCCCCAGCAGAGGAAAGCAGTCGCCACATTTTCCAGTCCCCAGCATGCAGCAAGTTTTCAAATGAGTTTCCATAG GCACATGATTGATTTGTCCCACATCGATGTGTCGCTGACTGATGGATGCGGAGCACAATAG
- the rbm33a gene encoding RNA-binding protein 33 isoform X1: MSANAQDYDFDEYDKPGAERSRRRRGEDDDLESDLEEDLLEEDWLSGKKNPSEVSDEELNDDLLRSDDEDVNMSGQDVSLSATYNLVTSYDQQDNSQEANYTDDVVNLGEEGDVEEEGYQQEGEEEYTEEYSQDGNTEMPEDQMEYTGEQAEGDDGYQDEVLDIQINEPIDGEFQDDEYQISYNDQPMDEHGVQQEEDPEGEEVGGEEQQEEEEEDTVEGSQVFDTEEVESEAVPGEETKEESDEEDEEDEESGRIRFKSERKDGAVVRLGDACSKRRNIPETLELSEKAKQDLMEFEEQERQKKQNRFGGRGRGGGRGGRGRGGFQAFGMVDFRDGNRGRMNDQRLPLMGNMGMQQPSRMPPPHQLHQQQLQSQQHHPSRPRGPPPFQEHGRPLAQQPLQPLIPPHMAHRSPPLRPQMEPPPRMMSSPPPNFPQHHQQQPPQPKNIHINPHFRGPTSSSVQVPLMPPAQSQPRPAVGPQRFPGPGDFQQHMSGNFGQPQRPPHHMEPFRNQPPQGPQDREPLFMGERTESTRFPGQHMFDHQGPSPLMNNSHNLHHQQQLPGQGHMGFGPPGPVFNQPGQGPLGLFPREPPRPNLPPHQGHQGMVGLNQQGGPPNQPRPFMGPRQPFGQQGNLFPPPQVPFGMQVRLRGLMHGPPVSQLPHHDPLPSHQPMHQHQQHHRQELPHHHQQQQLNVNVPRPMMHHGQNPFHQQQTHGSPRQMTPRPQNPQQRNMSNRQRMNTPVSKQMQQRNSNLRELPVAPGNTNMNSARPAANIRPVAKATQGVRPVQNTQPVPSGGRGRGQVAAKTESQPGGEGRTVVRKEIPSTLSSMARQDPDEDEETRQYRLKIEEQKRLREEILKRKELRRQMQAGVRKKELLDRLNTQTNTPSQGPAPSQIQPLQQNQQTPHPVQQPPQPQQHQEQKQQQQQQLQPQQQRQFPQRPPQSLNQSIKNPNQGTPIPPNGSAQTPTPRPNVKTRLQMVKVSTQQPQTPGPGTDQQWKQPQQNQQQLQQQRRNSAVQNVNRPGAQILSHQVPQKNMPVNPSVGPAQVQAQAQGPKPGAKRTVMQRAKNSGFEGQQVPQKVRVVKLSGASGKGPVATDSPVQQQGTWSTTPLNQVVQRKVTMTGQQPQGPGGTPQASRGGMGNPQQNRVVVSGRGRGRGGGQMGRGRPMSTRQSQRSAESERCTVSIEGLSSSTTDVQLQNLLRSIGPIEMFKMMPQQRKAVATFSSPQHAASFQMSFHRHMIDLSHIDVSLTDGCGAQ; this comes from the exons ATTACGACTTCGATGAATATGACAAACCTGGTGCTGAGCGGTCACGCAGGAGGAGAGGTGAAGATGACGATCTAGAGAG TGATTTGGAGGAGGATTTGTTGGAGGAGGATTGGCTGTCAGGTAAAAAG AATCCTTCAGAAGTGTCAGATGAAGAACTCAATGATGACCTTCTGCGAAGTGATGATGAAGATGTAAATATGAG tggtCAGGATGTGAGCCTCAGTGCCACATACAACTTGGTCACATCCTATGACCAGCAGGACAACTCACAGGAAGCAAACTACACAGATGACGTTGTGAACCTGGGTGAAGAAGGGGATGTAGAGGAGGAGGGGTACCAGCAAGAGGGGGAAGAGGAGTACACAGAGGAATACAGCCAGGACGGCAACACAGAGATGCCTGAAGACCAAATGGAATACACTGGAGAGCAAGCTGAGGGTGACGATGGCTACCAGGATGAAGTGCTAGACATACAAATCAATGAGCCCATAGATGGTGAATTTCAA GATGATGAATATCAAATCTCCTATAATGATCAGCCCATGGATGAACACGGAGTCCAACAGGAGGAGGACCCCGAGGGGGAAGAGGTAGGGGGAGaagagcagcaggaagaggaggaggaagacacaGTCGAGGGCTCTCAGGTCTTTGACACAGAGGAG GTTGAAAGTGAAGCTGTGCCTGGAGAAGAAACAAAAGAGGAATcagatgaggaggatgaggaagatgaagagtcTGGTCGGATACGATTCAAATCTGAGAGAAAGGATGGGGCTGTTGTGCGGTTGGGTGATGCATGCAGTAAAAGGAGGAATATCCCTGAGACACTAG AACTGTCAGAGAAGGCCAAGCAAGATCTGATGGAGTTTGAGGAACAAGAACggcaaaagaaacaaaaccgTTTTGGAGGccgaggcagaggaggagggcgaggaggcagaggaagaggaggcttCCAAGCTTTTGGAATGGTAGATTTTAGAGatggaaacagaggaagaatGAATGACCAGAGGCTCCCCCTGATGGGAAATATGGGCATGCAG CAGCCATCCCGAATGCCTCCTCCTCATCAGCTTCATCAGCAGCAACTCCAGTCCCAGCAGCACCACCCTTCGCGTCCAAGAGGACCTCCTCCCTTCCAAGAGCATGGTCGCCCGCTGGCCCAGCAGCCCCTTCAGCCCCTCATCCCCCCGCACATGGCTCACCGCTCCCCACCGTTGCGGCCCCAGATGGAGCCGCCACCACGAATGATGAGCTCCCCGCCACCCAACTTCCCCCAGCATCACCAGCAGCAGCCTCCACAGCCCAAAAATATCCACATTAACCCCCATTTCAGAGGGCCCACATCATCCTCTGTGCAAG TGCCCTTGATGCCTCCTGCTCAGAGCCAGCCCAGACCTGCTGTGGGTCCTCAGAGGTTCCCT GGACCGGGAGACTTCCAGCAGCACATGTCtggtaattttggtcagccCCAGAGGCCCCCTCATCACATGGAGCCCTTTAGGAACCAGCCACCTCAAGGCCCTCAAGACAGAGAGCCCCTCTTTATGGGAG AGCGCACAGAGTCAACACGGTTTCCAGGGCAGCACATGTTTGATCACCAGGGACCCAGCCCTCTGATGAACAACAGCCACAACCtccatcatcagcagcagctgcccgGCCAGGGCCACATGGGCTTCGGTCCACCAGGACCAGTCTTCAACCAGCCGGGCCAGGGTCCGCTAGGACTTTTTCCGAGAGAACCCCCAAGACCCAACCTCCCTCCCCACCAAGGTCACCAGGGGATGGTCGGCTTGAATCAACAAGGTGGCCCGCCCAACCAGCCCAGACCCTTCATGGGCCCTCGTCAGCCGTTTGGTCAGCAGGGGAATCTTTTCCCCCCTCCACAAGTCCCATTTGGGATGCAGGTACGACTAAGA GGCTTAATGCACGGCCCTCCTGTCTCCCAGCTACCGCACCACGACCCTTTGCCATCCCATCAGCCCATGCATCAGCACCAGCAACATCATAGGCAGGAGTTACcccatcatcatcagcagcagcagctaaatgTCAATGTGCCTCGCCCCATGATGCACCATGGCCAGAATCCCTTCCATCAACAGCAGACGCATGGTAGCCCCAGGCAGATGACTCCCCGCCCTCAGAACCCCCAACAGCGAAACATGTCCAACAGGCAGAGGATG AACACACCTGTCTCCAAGCAAATGCAGCAGCGCAACAGCAACCTACGGGAGCTCCCTGTAGCACCTGgcaacacaaacatgaacagtGCCCGCCCCGCCGCCAACATTAGGCCAGTTGCCAAGGCAACACAGGGGGTGCGTCCTGTGCAGAACACTCAGCCGGTGCCTAGTGGTGGCAGAGGAAGAGGCCAAGTTGCTGCCAAGACTGAATCACAGCCTGGGGGAGAAGGCAGGACAGTGGTTCGTAAGGAAATCCCAAGCACACTGTCCAGCATGGCAAGACAG GACCctgatgaggatgaggagacACGGCAGTACCGTCTGAAGATTGAGGAGCAGAAGCGTCTGAGAGAGGAGATCTTGAAGAGAAAGGAGCTGCGACGGCAGATGCAGGCTGGTGTCAGAAAGAAGGAGCTGCTGGACAGGCTCAATACCCAGACAAACACACCGAGCCAAGGCCCAGCTCCTTCACAGATTCAACCCTTACAACAAAATCAGCAAACACCACACCCTGTACAACAaccaccacaaccacagcaGCATCAGGAAcaaaagcagcagcaacaacaacaactacagccaCAACAGCAGAGACAGTTTCCTCAGAGACCACCACAATcattaaatcaatcaataaagaATCCTAATCAAGGCACCCCCATCCCTCCCAACGGCAGCGCTCAGACCCCTACACCACGTCCCAATGTCAAGACACGCCTGCAGATGGTAAAAGTTAGCACCCAGCAGCCACAGACCCCCGGGCCTGGTACAGACCAGCAATGGAAACAGCCCCAACAaaatcagcagcagctgcaacaaCAGCGAAGGAACAGTGCTGTGCAGAATGTAAACAGACCTGGTGCTCAGATCCTGTCCCATCAGGTTCCCCAAAAGAACATGCCTGTAAATCCCTCTGTGGGCCCTGCTCAGGTGCAGGCGCAGGCACAAGGACCTAAACCTGGAGCTAAAAGAACTGTGATGCAGCGGGCCAAGAATTCTGGTTTCGAAGGCCAGCAGGTGCCTCAAAAAGTCAGAGTCGTCAAACTTTCAGGAGCG AGTGGAAAGGGGCCTGTGGCCACTGACAGCCCAGTGCAGCAACAAGGCACCTGGTCGACAACCCCGCTCAACCAGGTCGTCCAAAGGAAGGTCACCATGACAggacagcagccacagggaccaGGCGGAACACCGCAGGCTAGCCGAGGGGGCATGGGCAACCCACAGCAAAACAGG GTTGTCGTGTCAGGCCGGGGCCGAGGTAGAGGGGGTGGTCAGATGGGTCGAGGTCGTCCGATGTCCACCAggcagagccaaagaagtgcagAGAGCGAACGCTGTACTGTGTCCATAGAGGGCCTCTCCTCATCGACAACTGACGTTCAACTGCAGAACCTTCTCAGGTCCATTGGCCCCATAGAG ATGTTCAAAATGATGCCCCAGCAGAGGAAAGCAGTCGCCACATTTTCCAGTCCCCAGCATGCAGCAAGTTTTCAAATGAGTTTCCATAG GCACATGATTGATTTGTCCCACATCGATGTGTCGCTGACTGATGGATGCGGAGCACAATAG